CCGACCTTCAGTGCCCGGGCGGCCATCTGCGCTTCGTCGTGCATCGACAGCACCAGAATCGCCGGCGGATTGTTCAGTGCGCGGATGCGTGGAATCGCTTCCAGCCCGTTGACCCCGGGCATGGAAATATCCAGCAGCACCACCTCGCACGGCACATTGCGCAGGGTTTCGAGCAACTGTTCGCCATTGCTCGCCTCCCCCACCACTTGCAGATCCTTGGCCAGGCCGATCAATTGCTTGATGCCTTCGCGAACGATGGTGTGGTCTTCGGCTACCAGTACACGGATCACTTACTTCTCCTCATCCAGAGGCACCCGCACGCTCAGTGTGGTGCCCTCGCCCGGCGCGCTGTCGAGTGACAACTGCCCGCCCATGATCAACACCCGCTCGCGCATGCCCACCAGTCCAAAGGATGTCGGCCTGCCCGCAGCGGCGACAAATCCTACGCCATCATCGCTGACGGTCAGACACAAATCGGCGCCTTCGAGCGCCAGCGTCAGTTCCACAGTATGCGCCTGGGCATGGCGCATGACGTTGGTCAGCGCCTCCTGGAGGATGCGGAACAGGCCGATGGCCTTGGCGTCGCTCAGCGGCGGCAGATTGTCCGGCACCTGCACCAGACACGGAATCTGTGTACGCGCCTCGAATCGCCGGGCCTGCCATTCGATCGCCGAGGCAATCCCGGCATCGAGAATCGGCGGGCGCAATGCCGTCGCTACGTCGCGCACCAACTGGAACAACTGGGCGATCAGGCGTTTCATGCTGTTCAGGCGCTCGTTCAGACCGGGGTCGAGTTGCGCGTAGGCCAGTTCGCACATCGATGTCTCCAGTTTCAGCACCGTCAGCATCTGCCCCAATTCATCGTGAACTTCACGGGCAATGCGCGCCTTCTCCTCTTCCCGCACGCTTTCGAGATGCGCCGACAGTTCGCGCAACTGCTCCCGCGATGCCGCCAGCTCCAGTTCGATGCGCTTGCTTTCGGTGATGTCCCAGACGATGCCGTCCCAGACGTAGGCGCCGTCCTCCAGTTGCCGGGTGATGGCCTTGATCTCGGCCCAGCGCTGCTCGCCCTGGCGCGTCAGGATTCGCCCCTGCCACGACCAGTCGCTGTCGGTATCCAGCGCATGATCCTGAGTCTGGTGATAACCGGCCTTGTCGTCCGGATGCACCAGGCTGCGCAAACCCATGTCGCGATGGGCGATGACGGCCGGGGCGTAGCCCACCAGACTTTCGCTGCCCTCGCTGATGTAGGCAAAGTCGATCTGCCCGGTCACCGGCGCCCGCTCCAGACGGAACACCAGCCCCGGCACGTTGGCCGCGATGCCTTGCAGGCGCGCCTCGCTTTCCTGCAACGCGGCCAGGGCACGACGGCGTTCGGTCACGTCGGTGAGATAGACCACCAGATACTCACTGTCGCGAAAGCGCAGAAAACTCAGCGACACATCCGCTGGCAACACACTGCCATCGGCCCGCACGCAACTCGTCTCGAAACTGAGGGGCCCTTCTTCGCTGGCCCGGGCGCGTTTCCACAGGTTGAGCCAGCGATCCATGTGCAGGCCGGGTTCGAAGTCGATCAACGGTCGCTCGATCAGCGCGCCCTGTGGATAACCGAGCATGTGTTCCGCCGCGCGGTTGGCGTAACGCACGTGACTGTCCCAGTTGACCCAGAGAATGCCGACGGTGCTCTGGTCGATGGAAAACTGGGTCAGGCGCAGGGCTTCTTCGCTGGCCGCGCGCAGAGCGATGTCTTCCCGGGCGGCGAGCAGGCGTTGTTCGAGACTGCGTTGCTGACGCCGCTGCCAAAAAACAATCGCCGCACAACTGAGCAGCAACACGGCGAACAACAGGCTCAGGTTCTGCCAGAACCCCGGGGATTCCGAGAGCCTCGGGTATTTGGGTTGCAGCCATTGCGTGTGCAGGCGCTCCAGATCTTTCGCCGGGATCGCCCGCAAGGCGCTTTCGACGATCCCGGCCAGTTCCGGCCAGTCGCGACGGGTGGCGACTCGCAACAGTTGCGGCAGACCGATATCGCCGACTACCACCAGCCCGGCGAACTCCGGCTCTGTCGACAACCGCCCCAATTGCGCTTCGTCCACCACCGCGTAAGACGCCTGCTGACTCAACAGCAACTGCAAGGCCTGACGCTCCAGCGGCACGCCTTGCAGGTTCAGATGGGGATAGTTGCCGCGCAGGTAGTCAGCGGTGACGCTGGGCATGCGCACGGCCACCCGGGCCTGGCTGTCGAGTTTTTCCAGCTCGACCGAACTGCTGGCTTTCTGGTCGCTGACCACCAGTTGCGGCACGCGCATGTAGGGATCGGAGAACTGCCAGAGGCGCAGTGAGCCGGGTGTCTGGGTCAGACCCGGGGCGATATCGATCTCGCCGTCCCGTGCGGCGGCTTCGAGTTGTTCCAGATCGGGGAAGTTGCGCCAGCTGAGTTCGATGTCGAGGGCCTTGGCCATCCACTTCATCAACTCGACATTGGCTCCCGACAACCGCTGCAAGCGCCGGTCGTATTGCGCGTACGGCGCCTGCAGAATCACGCCGACACGCAATTCATTGTGCCCGGCCAGCCACTGATGCTGGCTCGCCGACAGTTGCGCAGCATGACTCGGCGGAGCAGGCGCGGCCCAGCCCATCAAGGGAAACGCCAGACAGCCGATAACCCACAGGCAGCAAAAACGCATCATTGAAATCCCATACACTGACAAATTCTGACCAACCCATTAGGCTGCCGGGATACTTTCTGGCCTGGAATAACCGATGCCCCCTGTCTCTCGCCTGGCAATGCCAGCATTGTGCCTGTCGCTGATCCTGCCTTGTGCCTTTTCCGTCGAAGCCGCCGATCCGGCACCCGCCCCTGCCGCGGAAAAACCCGCCGAAGAAAAACCGGTCGAACGCCAGCCACTGCTTGAGCGTAGTCAGGAAGAGGCCTCGGCACTCGAACGCAAAGTCCCGACCCAGGAACAACAACAGTTGCAGGCCGGCAGCGACACCTTCCTCGCCCTGTGGAAACCGGCCAATACCGCCGATCCAAAAGGCGTGGTGATCCTCATCCCCGGTGCCGGCGAAACCGCTGACTGGCCACAGGCGATCGGCCCGCTGCGGCGTAAATTGCCGGACGTCGAGTGGAACAGCCTGAGTATCACCCTGCCCGACCTGCAAAGCGATGCCATCGCACCGCGCGTGGTCGAAGCCCCCGCAGCGCCGAAAACCGCCGATGCCGGCAGCAAGGATTCGACCACCGCCCAACCGATCGAGCAAGCCGCCGGCGGTGAAGCGGACGTGGCTGACAAGGTCGTTGCCGAGACCACCGAAGAACAGGCCAAGGCCGACGCCGAGCGAATCTTCGCCCGCATCGACGCGGCGATTGCCTACGCCGAACAGCAAGGCGCGCACAGCATCGTGGTGCTGGGTCACGGCACTGGCGCCTATTGGGCCGCACGGTTCCTCAACGAAAAGCAGACCGCGCAAGTGGAAAAGCTGCTGATGGTCGCCGCGCAAGTGCCGCCCAAGGCCAAGCCTGAACTGGCAGAACTGACGCCACTGCTGAAGCTGCCGACCGCCGATATCTTCTATATGGACAAGCCGCTGGATCGCAACGCTGCACTGGAGCGCTTGCAGGCCAGCAAGCGCTTGAAGACGTCGGCGTTCAGCCAGGTCGCGCTCAAGGCGTTGCCCGACAACAAGGCCGAGCAGGAGCAATTGTTCCGCCGGGTGCGCGGCTGGTTGAATCCGCAAACCCCGGACTGACCGACCACACAAAAAAAGATCGCAGCCAGGGCTGCGATCTTTTTTTCGTCTAGCGGAAATCCCGCCGCTCGCGAATCAATGTGTAGGCATTGTGCAATTCGCGAGTCTTTTCGGTCGCCTCGAGCACCTGGGCCGCCGTCGCACCGCTCCCGGCCACCTTGTCCGGATGATGGCGGCTGAGCAGGCGACGGTAGGCGCGTTTGATCTGTGCCGGCTCGCTGGTGGCTGACACGCCGAGCAGGCGCATCGCATCCTGATAACTCACCGCCGCGCTGACGATCGGGCGCTTGTGCGGTTCGTAATCCGCTGCCAGTGCCTGAATCTGGTGAGTCGTCCACCCCAGCCACTTGCCCCACTGCGCCAGCAGTTCGCGCTCGCCGCTGCCGGCCCGGCCGTCGGCCCAGACCATCCGCCAGCAGGCACGCAACACCCCTTCGGCAGCATGGGGTTGAGCACTCAGACGCCGCAGATAACCGCGCAGACGATCCCCACCGGACTTGCCACGATTGAACGCGGCAATGGCCCGGCGCTGCGCCGGTTCGCTCATGTCCAGCGCGCGCATCTCCTGACGCGCCTGCTGGATATGCCCGTCGGTAACCCGCCCGTCGCTCTTGGCCAGACGCCCGAGCAAGACGAACAACAACTCGTCGTTGCGCAGCATCGGCTGGCCGCCGAGTTTTTCCCGCAAATGCCCCCAGCTCTGCAAATGCAGACGCCGATCCAGCGCCTGCCCCAACAAAGCCCCAAGCATGGCCCCCGGAATGCTGGCGATAGCAAAACCCGCTCCGGCTCCAATCAGAGTCCCTGGCCACAACATATCAGCGACTCGCTTCTATCAAGGTTTCGGCTTCAGCCAGACGCTCGTGCGTACCGACATCGACCCAGTGGCCTTTCAGTCGCTCACCGCTGACCTGCCCGTCCGCCATGGCTTTGCGCAGCAACGGTGCCAGTTTGAAGGCGCCGTCCGTGCAGCCGTC
This genomic window from Pseudomonas kribbensis contains:
- a CDS encoding PAS domain-containing sensor histidine kinase, with product MMRFCCLWVIGCLAFPLMGWAAPAPPSHAAQLSASQHQWLAGHNELRVGVILQAPYAQYDRRLQRLSGANVELMKWMAKALDIELSWRNFPDLEQLEAAARDGEIDIAPGLTQTPGSLRLWQFSDPYMRVPQLVVSDQKASSSVELEKLDSQARVAVRMPSVTADYLRGNYPHLNLQGVPLERQALQLLLSQQASYAVVDEAQLGRLSTEPEFAGLVVVGDIGLPQLLRVATRRDWPELAGIVESALRAIPAKDLERLHTQWLQPKYPRLSESPGFWQNLSLLFAVLLLSCAAIVFWQRRQQRSLEQRLLAAREDIALRAASEEALRLTQFSIDQSTVGILWVNWDSHVRYANRAAEHMLGYPQGALIERPLIDFEPGLHMDRWLNLWKRARASEEGPLSFETSCVRADGSVLPADVSLSFLRFRDSEYLVVYLTDVTERRRALAALQESEARLQGIAANVPGLVFRLERAPVTGQIDFAYISEGSESLVGYAPAVIAHRDMGLRSLVHPDDKAGYHQTQDHALDTDSDWSWQGRILTRQGEQRWAEIKAITRQLEDGAYVWDGIVWDITESKRIELELAASREQLRELSAHLESVREEEKARIAREVHDELGQMLTVLKLETSMCELAYAQLDPGLNERLNSMKRLIAQLFQLVRDVATALRPPILDAGIASAIEWQARRFEARTQIPCLVQVPDNLPPLSDAKAIGLFRILQEALTNVMRHAQAHTVELTLALEGADLCLTVSDDGVGFVAAAGRPTSFGLVGMRERVLIMGGQLSLDSAPGEGTTLSVRVPLDEEK
- a CDS encoding alpha/beta hydrolase family protein — translated: MPPVSRLAMPALCLSLILPCAFSVEAADPAPAPAAEKPAEEKPVERQPLLERSQEEASALERKVPTQEQQQLQAGSDTFLALWKPANTADPKGVVILIPGAGETADWPQAIGPLRRKLPDVEWNSLSITLPDLQSDAIAPRVVEAPAAPKTADAGSKDSTTAQPIEQAAGGEADVADKVVAETTEEQAKADAERIFARIDAAIAYAEQQGAHSIVVLGHGTGAYWAARFLNEKQTAQVEKLLMVAAQVPPKAKPELAELTPLLKLPTADIFYMDKPLDRNAALERLQASKRLKTSAFSQVALKALPDNKAEQEQLFRRVRGWLNPQTPD
- a CDS encoding DnaJ domain-containing protein, producing MLWPGTLIGAGAGFAIASIPGAMLGALLGQALDRRLHLQSWGHLREKLGGQPMLRNDELLFVLLGRLAKSDGRVTDGHIQQARQEMRALDMSEPAQRRAIAAFNRGKSGGDRLRGYLRRLSAQPHAAEGVLRACWRMVWADGRAGSGERELLAQWGKWLGWTTHQIQALAADYEPHKRPIVSAAVSYQDAMRLLGVSATSEPAQIKRAYRRLLSRHHPDKVAGSGATAAQVLEATEKTRELHNAYTLIRERRDFR